One window of the Corvus moneduloides isolate bCorMon1 chromosome 10, bCorMon1.pri, whole genome shotgun sequence genome contains the following:
- the PHC3 gene encoding polyhomeotic-like protein 3 isoform X7 produces the protein MENEPNTTTCSASTTTVTTTSTSRTPLPQISVYSGSDRHAVQVIQQALHRPPSSAAQYLQQMYAAQQQHLMLQTAALQQQHLSSTQFQSLATVPQASLSGGRQCTSPTGSVTQQSSMSQTSINLSTSPTPAQIISRSQTSNTTSSSITQQTMLLGSTSPTLSASQAQMYLRAQMLIFTPATTVAAVQSDIPVVSSSSSSSCQSAATQVQNLTLRSQKLGVLSSSQNGPPKSSSQTQSLCPSKPVSSSKGSQPDPSESNRKGESPAPECRSTPVTRTSSIHHLITPASYSPLQPHSLVKHQQIPLHSPAPKISHHQLILQQQQQVQPIALQTPPGQEPPPSQHCLPLPSHALPPAPSGVQSHCSPIHIHPPPLTLSPTPSQSAQQSVVVSPPPSHSPSQSPTIIIHPQALIQSQASSLVPAALQPEPAAPQAAAANPVRPSQPLSLPPHLPLPPSPAVHIGAVEPPSLVSPGQQLVSSTPHQQYPALQSAPIPLAAPPQLSASSTQIQPLPLQSVQSLQVQPEILSQGQVLVQNTLVSEEELPAAEALVQLPFQTLPPPQTVAVNLQVQPSVPIETPVIYQVENVCEEEMPEDSDCVHMARTPTPPTLSPPAITLGNGEALNSEDPLSEHGGLPSVTSSVSASVIKSPSDPSHASIPPPPLLLPAATTRSNSTSMPNSIPSLENKPPQAIVKPQILTHVIEGFVIQEGLEPFPVSRSSLLVEQPAEKRLLVEGQIMSVVCVESDLQNTKHADNSSDTEIEDMIAEEGLDEIENDLLKCEFCGKMGYPNKFLRSKRFCSTSCAKSFQLLIHLQKKIWLLMKMLFQQP, from the exons ATGGAGAATGAACCCAACACAACAACATGTTCTGCATCCACAACGACCGTCAccaccacctccacctcccGCACGCCGCTGCCACAGATCTCTGTCTACAGCGGCTCTGACAGACATGCTGTCCAG GTTATTCAGCAGGCCTTGCATCGTCCTCCTAGCTCAGCTGCTCAGTACCTCCAGCAGATGTATGCAGCCCAACAGCAGCATCTAATGCTGCagactgctgctctgcagcagcagcacttaaGCAGTACCCAATTTCAGAGTCTGGCAACTGTTCCACAG GCAAGCCTGTCAGGTGGGAGGCAATGTACTTCCCCCACTGGGAGTGTCACTCAGCAGTCAAGCATGTCGCAGACCTCG aTTAACCTCTCCACCTCTCCTACACCTGCACAGATAATAAGCCGTTCTCAGACCTccaacaccaccagcagcagcatcacccaACAGACGATGTTGCTGGGCAGCACCTCTCCCACCCTGAGTGCAAGCCAGGCCCAAATGTATCTACGAGCTCAGATG CTTATTTTTACTCCTGCGACCACTGTGGCTGCTGTCCAGTCTGACATTCCTGTTgtctcctcatcctcctcatcttcctgtCAGTCTGCAGCTACTCAG GTTCAGAACTTGACGTTGCGCAGTCAGAAGCTGGGTGTGTTGTCAAGTTCACAGAATGGCCCACCAAAGAGCAGCAGTCAAACTCAGTCCCTGTGCCCCAGTAAACCTGTCAGCAGTTCCAAGGGCAGCCAGCCAGATCCCTCAGAAAGCAATAGGAAAGGCGAGAGCCCAGCTCCGGAGTGTCGGAGTACGCCGGTCACACGGACATCCAGCATACACCACTTAATAACACCAG CTTCATATTCTCCATTGCAACCTCATTCTCTAGTAAAACATCAGCAGATCCCACTTCATTCGCCAGCTCCAAAGATTTCCCATCATCAGCtgatcctgcagcagcagcagcaagtccAGCCGATTGCACTTCAGACTCCTCCGGGCCAGGAACCGCCTCCATCCCAGCACTgtctgcccctccccagccatgCGCTGCCTCCGGCTCCCAGCGGCGTCCAGTCCCACTGCTCCCCTATCCACATCCATCCTCCGCCTCTTACGCTCTCTCCTACCCCATCCCAGTCAGCTCAGCAGTCAGTGGTGGTGTCCCCTCCGCCATCGCACTCCCCGAGTCAGTCACCCACCATAATCATTCACCCTCAAGCCCTTATCCAGTCCCAGGCCAGCTCCCTGGTGCCGGCGGCTCTGCAGCCCGAGCCGGCCGCTCCCCAGGCGGCTGCCGCCAACCCCGTGCGACCGTCGCAGCCGCTCAGCCTCCCGCCGCACCTGCCGCTCCCGCCCTCCCCTGCCGTGCACATCGGGGCCGTGGAGCCGCCCAGCTTGGTTTCCCCGGGCCAGCAGCTCGTGTCCTCCACGCCACACCAGCAGTATCCAGCCCTGCAATCCGCTCCCATCCCTCTGGCAGCTCCGCCTCAGCTCTCGGCATCCTCAACCCAGATTCAACCGCTACCCTTGCAGTCTGTGCAGTCTTTACAAGTGCAGCCTGAAATTCTGTCCCAGGGCCAGGTTTTGGTTCAAAACACTTTGGTTTCTGAGGAAGAActtcctgctgcagaagctCTGGTCCAGCTGCCATTTCAAACTCTTCCACCGCCACAGACTGTCGCAGTAAATCTCCAGGTGCAGCCGTCAGTTCCGATTGAAACTCCAGTG ATTTACCAAGTGGAGAATGTATGTGAAGAGGAGATGCCCGAGGACTCAGATTGCGTCCACATGGCAAGAACACCTACACCACCCACCTTGTCTCCCCCAGCCATAACCTTGGGCAATGGAGAGGCTCTTAATTCAGAAGATCCTTTGTCAG AACACGGGGGACTGCCTTCAGTGACATCATCAGTCAGTGCCTCAGTAATTAAATCTCCGTCTGATCCTTCACATGCCTCTATTCCACCACCACCTCTTTTGCTTCCAGCAGCAACGACAAGGAGCAACAGCACATCCATGCCCAATAGCATTCCCAGCCTAGAAAATAAACCTCCACAGGCTATTGTTAAGCCCCAGATCCTGACCCACGTCATCGAAGGCTTTGTGATTCAGGAGGGGTTGGAGCCATTCCCT GTCAGTCGTTCATCTTTGTTGGTGGAACAGCCTGCAGAGAAGAGATTGCTGGTGGAGGGTCAGATCATGAGTGTGGTGTGTGTTGAATCAGACTTGCAGAACACAAAACATGCAGACAACTCCTCAGACACGGAGATAGAGGATATGATTGCAGAAG AGGGACTGGATGAAATTGAAAATGATCTTCTGAAGTGTGAATTTTGTGGGAAAATGGGATATCCCAATAAGTTTCTGCGGTCAAAAAGATTCTGCTCCACATCCTGTGCCAAAAG